One window of the Leptospiraceae bacterium genome contains the following:
- a CDS encoding response regulator yields MKHILLADDSEIILDIVKKTLTMYFKDYSILEAKDGKDALEKAKTYKDDIRLYVLDVNMPHIDGISLIKHIRSFDKETPILMLTTEVEKAKIEKAKEYGATGWIVKPFEGEKFIQIVKMLLE; encoded by the coding sequence ATGAAGCATATCCTTTTGGCGGATGATTCAGAGATCATTTTGGATATTGTGAAAAAAACTTTGACTATGTATTTTAAAGATTATAGCATATTAGAAGCTAAAGACGGAAAAGATGCATTAGAAAAAGCAAAAACATACAAAGATGATATACGTTTGTATGTCTTGGATGTAAATATGCCTCATATTGATGGTATTAGTTTAATCAAGCACATTAGAAGTTTTGATAAGGAAACACCGATACTTATGTTAACGACAGAAGTGGAAAAAGCGAAAATTGAGAAAGCAAAAGAATATGGAGCAACAGGTTGGATTGTTAAACCTTTTGAAGGAGAAAAATTCATTCAAATCGTAAAGATGTTGTTAGAATGA
- a CDS encoding ATP-binding protein, whose protein sequence is MDREVLFHQIHANIREIEKGNLVKVIELQNSLSELAETIQTEEKEKLQTIMKEIPKQIKYPQKLEKTLSDLKEVIEKYLPESSIQNENQENIKFESAISTSTRQEESELYSSNYFDQLTDDLELLRKFYYETKEHLDNIQINLIELEYDPRSKEILNQIFRSVHTIKGSSGFLGLKNYEDICHTIEEIFAKARDGKIYLSKELIDIIFLGIKLLQTLQDVFFIEIQSKEFDIQRLIKEFKTINIFSYVKIMKEIASKLEYKKLGEILQEEGKLQLEQLEKILQKQKEQHQPFGQIAIKDGYIKSDDLEKALKKQERIKKKILEGHYVKVASHKLNTLVDLVGELVINQSILKQEIFDLKSKYKIDFSDRTLNQIDMITSMVKNIVLTLGMLPIRELFNKLKVVARNTAKELNKIVTTETKGEETELDRSVIELLYEPMIHILRNAIDHGIETIEERLQKNKSKTGKIQLMAENKGSEVWITVEDDGRGIQKQKILKKAVEMHVISEENAVNLNERQVYELMFVPGLTTKEETTSISGRGVGLDVVKRAIESLQGKIEIQSKEGEFCRWILKIPLTLAIIDGFVVKVLQTNFVFPFQYIEEVYVFDRFEVLNQEQLFVRKEGVLMPVYFFEEILLDKGIPKQKGIYQSLVIKYENQKVCIVVDEIIGKQEIVIRNLGALVKNHLYAGGTIFGDGSIGFVIDIENLMEKLLS, encoded by the coding sequence ATGGATCGGGAAGTATTATTTCATCAAATTCATGCCAATATTAGAGAAATCGAAAAGGGAAACTTAGTAAAAGTTATTGAACTCCAAAATTCTTTGTCAGAGTTAGCAGAAACAATCCAAACTGAAGAAAAAGAAAAACTACAAACTATCATGAAAGAAATACCAAAACAAATCAAATATCCTCAAAAATTAGAGAAAACTCTATCGGATTTAAAAGAAGTTATAGAAAAGTATTTACCCGAATCAAGCATTCAAAATGAAAATCAAGAAAATATAAAATTCGAAAGTGCTATCAGCACTTCTACAAGACAAGAAGAATCAGAACTTTACTCATCAAATTATTTTGATCAACTAACAGATGATTTGGAGCTTTTAAGAAAGTTTTATTATGAAACAAAAGAGCATTTAGATAACATCCAAATCAATTTGATTGAGTTAGAATATGATCCAAGAAGCAAAGAAATATTAAATCAAATCTTTCGAAGTGTACATACCATTAAGGGATCTTCTGGTTTTTTGGGTTTAAAAAATTACGAAGATATATGCCACACGATTGAAGAAATTTTCGCTAAAGCTCGTGATGGTAAGATTTATCTAAGCAAAGAATTGATTGATATAATCTTCTTGGGGATAAAGCTCCTTCAAACATTACAAGATGTTTTTTTTATAGAAATCCAATCTAAGGAATTTGATATTCAAAGATTAATCAAAGAATTCAAAACGATAAATATATTTAGTTACGTTAAAATCATGAAGGAAATTGCTTCTAAGTTAGAATACAAAAAGTTAGGGGAAATCCTACAAGAAGAAGGAAAACTTCAGTTAGAACAATTAGAAAAAATTTTACAAAAACAAAAAGAACAACATCAACCCTTTGGGCAAATAGCCATAAAAGATGGATATATCAAATCAGACGACTTAGAAAAAGCCTTAAAAAAACAAGAAAGAATCAAAAAGAAAATTTTAGAAGGTCATTACGTAAAAGTGGCAAGTCATAAATTAAATACATTAGTAGACTTAGTAGGGGAGTTAGTAATCAATCAATCGATCCTAAAACAAGAAATTTTTGATTTGAAATCGAAATACAAAATTGATTTTTCGGATAGGACATTGAACCAGATCGACATGATCACTTCAATGGTTAAAAACATTGTTTTGACATTGGGAATGCTACCTATTAGGGAATTATTTAATAAGCTCAAAGTGGTAGCAAGAAACACTGCAAAAGAACTAAATAAAATTGTAACTACAGAAACCAAAGGAGAAGAAACGGAATTGGACCGTAGCGTAATAGAACTTTTGTATGAACCAATGATTCATATTTTGAGAAATGCTATTGATCATGGAATTGAAACCATAGAAGAGCGTTTACAAAAAAACAAATCCAAAACAGGAAAGATTCAACTCATGGCAGAAAACAAAGGAAGTGAAGTTTGGATCACAGTTGAAGATGATGGTAGAGGTATTCAGAAGCAAAAAATTTTGAAAAAAGCCGTCGAGATGCATGTGATTTCTGAAGAAAATGCCGTGAACTTAAACGAACGACAAGTGTATGAGCTTATGTTTGTTCCAGGACTTACCACAAAAGAAGAAACCACCTCTATCTCTGGGAGAGGAGTTGGATTGGATGTAGTGAAGAGAGCAATCGAGTCCTTACAAGGAAAAATAGAAATCCAAAGTAAAGAAGGAGAATTCTGTCGTTGGATTTTAAAAATTCCTCTAACTTTAGCGATTATTGATGGTTTTGTCGTAAAAGTTCTACAAACAAACTTTGTATTCCCTTTTCAGTATATCGAAGAAGTTTATGTATTCGATCGCTTTGAAGTATTGAATCAGGAACAATTGTTTGTTCGAAAGGAGGGTGTTTTGATGCCTGTCTATTTTTTTGAAGAAATTTTACTCGACAAAGGAATACCAAAGCAAAAAGGCATTTATCAATCTTTAGTGATAAAATACGAAAATCAAAAAGTCTGTATCGTTGTGGATGAAATCATAGGAAAGCAAGAAATTGTGATACGCAATTTAGGAGCTCTAGTGAAAAATCATCTCTATGCTGGTGGAACCATTTTTGGAGACGGAAGCATTGGTTTTGTTATTGATATTGAAAATTTAATGGAGAAATTGTTAAGCTAA
- a CDS encoding chemotaxis protein CheW, whose translation MNEIKNKYLVFTIEKEQFAISLPLVQEVISYQPIYPLYDVSSYLKGVINLRGKIIPVLDLRLKFGLPEVAYTERTIFIIINLESENQSSLLGLVVDSVKDVITLDESEIQQPHEIGFKFKSKYIHGIAQYHDDVVIILDIQKILTTEEIIELHEQIKE comes from the coding sequence ATGAACGAAATTAAAAACAAATACTTGGTTTTTACAATTGAAAAAGAACAATTTGCAATCTCTTTACCTCTTGTTCAAGAAGTCATAAGTTATCAGCCCATTTATCCTCTGTATGATGTTTCTTCTTATTTAAAGGGTGTGATCAATCTTAGAGGGAAAATCATTCCTGTTTTGGATCTACGTTTGAAGTTTGGACTGCCAGAAGTTGCTTATACTGAGAGAACGATTTTTATTATTATTAACTTGGAAAGCGAGAATCAGAGTTCTTTATTAGGATTAGTAGTTGATAGTGTTAAAGACGTGATCACTCTTGATGAAAGTGAAATCCAACAACCCCATGAAATTGGCTTTAAATTCAAAAGCAAATACATTCATGGTATAGCCCAATACCATGATGATGTAGTAATCATATTAGATATTCAGAAAATCCTTACCACGGAGGAAATCATCGAACTTCATGAACAAATAAAGGAGTAG
- a CDS encoding DnaJ domain-containing protein, translated as MRTILEYCQILGVQPGDSSEKVKAAFRAKIKQFHPDKGGDVEKAKLLLEAYERLKGGVPILQTQQKPQDQQKQEKKQNENTVYKEAFREFLNRVFSNDPMILKIINDVLNQYGFDEIHFPFRVKRYYKQEDGIHSDEAMNQFLKLERMFHQIMQNFNSQKGRPIKYRALELIQDLTQLQVRYRSLMVRHPSMTYKCRQRLDQIKEIIDHAKMVL; from the coding sequence ATGAGGACTATACTAGAATATTGCCAAATTTTAGGAGTGCAACCAGGAGATAGCTCAGAAAAAGTAAAAGCGGCTTTTCGTGCAAAAATCAAACAATTCCACCCTGACAAGGGTGGAGATGTCGAAAAAGCAAAACTCCTCCTTGAGGCTTATGAACGTTTGAAGGGAGGAGTTCCAATTTTACAAACCCAACAAAAACCCCAAGACCAACAAAAACAAGAAAAAAAACAAAATGAAAATACAGTCTATAAAGAAGCTTTTCGTGAGTTCTTGAATCGAGTTTTTAGTAATGACCCAATGATTTTGAAGATTATTAACGATGTCCTCAACCAATATGGATTTGATGAAATTCATTTTCCTTTTCGGGTAAAAAGATATTACAAACAAGAAGATGGTATTCATTCCGATGAAGCTATGAATCAATTTTTAAAATTAGAAAGAATGTTTCATCAAATTATGCAAAACTTCAATTCTCAAAAGGGAAGACCGATCAAATATCGGGCATTAGAACTCATTCAGGATTTGACCCAATTACAAGTTCGTTATCGTAGTTTGATGGTTCGTCATCCATCCATGACTTATAAGTGTCGTCAAAGGCTGGATCAAATCAAGGAAATCATCGATCATGCAAAGATGGTCTTGTGA
- a CDS encoding protein-glutamate O-methyltransferase CheR: MEVKLKDSTFRKLKKVFYELTGIELKEKKYLVENRLAKYIGEDRAYKTYEEFYEAVLKDKTGEVKNLLVQSLVTNYTFFFRDPIHFAFVRWYIRNFYNQQEYLHIWSNGCSTGEEAYSIVISALLEKPDLSNEKFKVLATDVSKENIQKAIKGTYESWKMSYVKSKKNILHGFFQYHSSEDFYIVKPQVRSFVYFRILNVLSPYPFTKEFDIVFLRNVLIYFDQSEREEIINKIYHFTKRNGYLVLGLSENLIGITSPFKPLKYSIYKKT, from the coding sequence ATGGAAGTCAAGCTCAAAGACTCTACTTTTCGTAAATTGAAAAAGGTTTTCTATGAGCTTACTGGGATTGAATTGAAAGAAAAAAAATATTTGGTAGAAAATCGATTGGCAAAATATATCGGAGAGGATCGTGCCTACAAAACATATGAAGAATTTTATGAAGCAGTTCTAAAAGACAAAACGGGGGAAGTAAAGAATTTACTTGTTCAATCATTAGTTACGAATTATACGTTTTTTTTTCGTGATCCGATACATTTTGCTTTTGTGCGTTGGTATATCCGAAATTTTTACAACCAGCAAGAATACTTACACATTTGGTCGAATGGATGTTCCACAGGAGAAGAAGCCTATAGCATCGTAATTTCTGCTTTGTTAGAAAAACCTGATTTATCAAACGAAAAGTTCAAAGTTTTAGCAACCGATGTTTCCAAAGAAAACATACAAAAAGCCATCAAGGGAACCTATGAGAGCTGGAAGATGTCTTATGTGAAATCAAAAAAAAATATATTACATGGTTTTTTTCAGTATCATTCCTCAGAAGATTTTTATATCGTCAAACCACAAGTAAGAAGTTTTGTTTACTTTCGCATTTTGAATGTTTTATCACCTTATCCTTTCACAAAGGAATTTGATATTGTCTTTTTGCGAAATGTTTTGATTTATTTTGATCAATCCGAAAGAGAAGAGATCATAAATAAAATTTATCATTTTACGAAACGAAATGGATATCTTGTTCTGGGATTGTCAGAAAATTTGATTGGAATTACAAGTCCCTTTAAGCCTTTAAAGTATTCTATTTATAAAAAAACATAA
- a CDS encoding DUF268 domain-containing protein, protein MNVYKNISYRESLRFLGRGIYRFFRFQPFTFLKRVRIYLQDLQTFLKLHPSEEKIILYPELNEKLDYTPVDPVFFYQDTWFAYHIFRIKPSHHYDVGSSLMTMGIISQNIPVTFIDIRPPRGVSLPNFYFLKGSIVNLPFPDEYVETISSLCVIEHVGLGRYGDDLDPQGSEKAIQELIRVIKKKGYLFLSTLVGRENRIYFNAFRTFARAYLLELFQNTEIIEEKYIYDFYLLDEYDPQKEGVGLYLLRKK, encoded by the coding sequence ATGAATGTTTACAAAAACATTTCTTATAGAGAATCCCTTCGATTTTTGGGAAGAGGTATATATCGTTTTTTTCGTTTCCAGCCTTTTACGTTTTTGAAGAGAGTTAGGATTTATCTACAAGATTTACAGACATTTTTGAAACTTCATCCCTCAGAAGAAAAAATCATTTTGTATCCTGAACTTAATGAGAAGTTGGATTATACTCCTGTTGATCCTGTATTTTTTTACCAAGATACCTGGTTTGCTTATCATATTTTTCGAATCAAACCTTCTCATCATTATGATGTGGGAAGTTCCCTTATGACGATGGGGATTATCTCCCAAAATATTCCTGTGACTTTCATAGATATTCGACCTCCAAGGGGTGTGAGTCTTCCAAATTTTTATTTCTTGAAAGGTTCTATTGTGAATTTACCTTTTCCTGATGAATATGTAGAAACCATTTCTTCTTTGTGTGTGATTGAGCATGTAGGTTTGGGAAGATATGGTGATGATCTTGATCCTCAAGGAAGTGAAAAAGCAATTCAAGAACTCATACGTGTTATAAAGAAAAAAGGATACTTATTTTTGAGTACTTTAGTGGGAAGAGAAAATCGAATATATTTCAATGCTTTTCGAACATTTGCGAGAGCGTATTTATTAGAATTATTCCAAAATACAGAAATCATCGAAGAAAAATACATTTATGATTTCTATCTTTTGGATGAGTATGATCCTCAAAAAGAAGGAGTGGGTTTGTATCTATTGAGAAAAAAAT
- a CDS encoding methyl-accepting chemotaxis protein yields MKFRTMRRSLLIATIIVLLEVIMVFILFFVPDRVQYSLVLFKFLITIGLFLYLMFNYSKICRTQFDIQRLLLSKIKEPQLTNKNILLKLESSLHQLKDSDVAQDFFKNFKEEFESLKQLEKDIEHEDVYESLRSHLEHEEKIQKIYEGYLNLTIRIIEKLTNRELYLIFIAIEIIIDFFNEYVRSFFADINTLYLDVHNLSSDFNFRHEELNQELQKMQETSKITSDLLLEQNQKMLNFFEFIKNFQQKNITFTESISKDYEKNLELVKNIQDIAERMKMLSLNLSIEANRGGSNKVFDVLAQELQNFTEKIQTFSQKIREEINNNNNKIKQEVQYHLEEIQKENSIINDIENVYSKIQKEFSDFHQLNESTIIKTREALNESKNMLIEIFNHYQSIIVEKGAVNNFSEYLKEVHKEYEINLKQMQEIIFREEDYQILVRKIIENYSKRINTEKELKILLNLCDKYQVPELKQEIQSRFTTKDVIIF; encoded by the coding sequence ATGAAGTTTCGAACTATGCGGAGAAGTTTATTAATCGCTACAATCATAGTTTTATTAGAAGTGATAATGGTTTTTATTCTTTTTTTTGTTCCAGATAGAGTTCAGTATTCATTGGTCTTATTTAAATTTCTCATCACAATAGGGCTTTTTTTGTATTTGATGTTTAATTATAGTAAAATATGCAGAACTCAGTTTGATATACAGAGATTATTATTGTCTAAAATTAAAGAGCCTCAACTAACTAATAAAAATATTTTGTTGAAATTAGAGTCGAGCCTACATCAGCTAAAAGACTCAGATGTGGCTCAAGATTTTTTTAAGAACTTCAAGGAAGAATTTGAAAGTCTAAAGCAATTAGAAAAAGATATAGAACATGAAGATGTATATGAAAGTTTAAGGAGCCATTTAGAACATGAAGAAAAAATACAAAAAATCTATGAAGGATATTTAAATCTCACTATTAGAATAATCGAAAAATTGACAAATAGAGAGTTATACCTAATTTTCATAGCAATTGAGATTATTATTGATTTTTTTAATGAATATGTTCGTTCTTTTTTTGCAGATATAAATACTCTATACCTTGATGTTCATAATTTATCAAGTGATTTTAATTTTCGTCATGAAGAGTTAAATCAAGAACTCCAAAAAATGCAAGAAACCTCAAAAATCACAAGTGATTTGCTATTAGAACAAAACCAAAAAATGCTGAATTTCTTTGAGTTTATAAAAAACTTCCAACAAAAAAACATAACTTTTACAGAGTCAATTTCAAAAGATTATGAAAAGAATTTAGAATTAGTAAAAAACATTCAAGATATAGCTGAGCGGATGAAGATGCTTTCTTTGAATCTTTCCATTGAAGCAAATCGAGGAGGATCCAACAAAGTGTTTGATGTTTTGGCACAGGAACTACAAAATTTCACGGAGAAAATACAAACATTCTCTCAAAAAATTCGAGAAGAAATCAATAACAACAATAATAAAATAAAACAAGAAGTTCAATATCACTTGGAAGAAATTCAGAAAGAAAATAGTATTATTAACGATATAGAAAATGTCTATTCAAAAATCCAAAAGGAATTTTCGGATTTCCATCAATTAAATGAATCCACCATTATAAAAACAAGAGAAGCTCTAAATGAAAGCAAAAATATGTTAATTGAAATTTTTAATCACTATCAATCTATCATAGTTGAAAAGGGAGCTGTAAATAATTTCAGTGAGTATTTAAAAGAAGTTCACAAAGAATACGAAATAAACTTAAAACAAATGCAAGAAATTATCTTTCGCGAAGAAGATTATCAAATCTTAGTCCGAAAAATAATAGAAAACTATAGCAAACGAATCAATACAGAAAAAGAATTAAAAATCTTACTCAATCTTTGTGATAAATATCAAGTTCCTGAATTAAAACAAGAAATTCAATCCCGATTTACCACAAAAGATGTTATTATTTTTTAA
- a CDS encoding nucleoside deaminase, which yields MNFSHEYYLNVALKQAKLAEKKWEVPVGAVLVKEGKIISKGHNLRVTKNNGIYHAEVVAIIKACKKLKTWRLDGCILYTTLEPCLMCSGAIIQTRISKVVFGAIDEKGGAIVSKYQVFDDRKLNHHPEYEYIKCEECSQILKRFFQNKRRQISVDA from the coding sequence ATGAATTTTTCTCATGAATATTATTTAAACGTAGCTCTCAAACAGGCAAAATTAGCAGAAAAAAAATGGGAGGTTCCAGTAGGAGCTGTTCTTGTGAAAGAAGGGAAAATAATTTCAAAAGGACATAACCTCCGAGTTACGAAAAACAATGGGATTTATCATGCTGAGGTGGTAGCTATCATCAAAGCTTGCAAAAAACTCAAGACTTGGCGATTAGATGGTTGTATTCTATATACCACCTTAGAGCCGTGTTTGATGTGTTCAGGTGCCATTATCCAAACAAGGATATCAAAAGTTGTCTTTGGTGCTATCGACGAAAAAGGCGGAGCGATTGTAAGTAAATATCAAGTTTTTGATGATCGTAAGTTAAATCACCACCCAGAATATGAATATATAAAGTGTGAGGAATGTAGTCAAATTTTAAAGAGATTTTTTCAAAACAAAAGAAGACAAATATCTGTTGATGCATAA
- a CDS encoding methyl-accepting chemotaxis protein: protein MFKNKTVQTQLIMAFGLVFLGFVVVLGLSGFTVFKLYNSIKELSDVSIPSIHSIFDVEIAVVNQRRSILAFYAEYKTGGMDLKRRLDNLKEAIDFEDKSYKIYDPIVRTEEEDQIYQKVLKVKEEYHNELNKIYNKMEEAIRTNDEEQREKIIEQIGSYAMRGKYFEISVQYIDLVDELVDYVVKYYGQDQPREILKQSNFLMILLLVLTIVIFVFIILVSIMMGRNLTNILSKIIHSLVDSSDYVQKATDQVSRSSQVLSSQSSQLASLVEEITASIEELQSIIDSNSKSVNEGKTLMEDTVQNTETTKKNSQDLLQAMNQIIENAKKINKINKAIEDIAFQTNILALNAAVEAARAGDAGRGFAVVADQVKSLAQKSAESSKETMDLILSIQESIEKGQDKLQQTMEALHKTSESINKLLVLLNEVVVAFKEQAKGAQQITSSISQINQSTQFIASSSEENASLAEELQSQIMQINGTINELNRLIKKPNEQELKTTNQKLPETEKRIVKKQEPVQAKLKTIHIKPEDKIPLEDLEFKDFKDF, encoded by the coding sequence ATGTTTAAAAACAAAACAGTTCAAACACAATTGATCATGGCTTTTGGTCTGGTTTTTTTAGGATTTGTTGTTGTTTTAGGTTTGTCTGGATTTACTGTATTTAAACTCTACAACTCTATAAAAGAATTATCAGATGTAAGTATTCCTTCTATTCATAGTATTTTTGATGTTGAAATTGCTGTAGTGAATCAACGTCGTAGTATTTTGGCATTTTATGCTGAATACAAAACGGGTGGCATGGATCTAAAACGAAGATTGGATAATCTGAAAGAAGCTATAGACTTTGAGGATAAATCATATAAGATTTACGATCCTATTGTGAGAACTGAAGAAGAAGATCAGATTTATCAAAAAGTATTAAAAGTGAAAGAGGAATATCACAATGAGTTAAACAAAATATATAATAAGATGGAAGAAGCTATTCGAACAAATGATGAAGAACAGAGAGAAAAAATCATCGAGCAAATTGGCAGCTATGCAATGAGAGGAAAGTATTTTGAAATATCTGTACAATATATTGATCTTGTTGATGAATTAGTTGACTATGTAGTGAAATACTATGGTCAAGATCAGCCTAGGGAAATATTAAAGCAAAGTAATTTTTTAATGATATTATTGTTGGTGTTAACAATTGTTATTTTTGTATTTATTATTTTGGTTTCTATTATGATGGGAAGAAATTTAACGAATATTTTATCTAAAATAATCCATAGTTTAGTTGATTCATCGGATTATGTTCAAAAGGCAACAGATCAAGTGAGTAGATCCTCGCAAGTTTTGTCGTCCCAATCAAGTCAATTAGCAAGCTTGGTAGAGGAAATCACAGCAAGTATAGAAGAACTTCAATCCATCATCGATTCCAACAGTAAAAGCGTTAATGAAGGAAAAACTCTTATGGAAGATACCGTGCAAAACACAGAAACTACCAAGAAAAATTCTCAAGATTTATTACAAGCGATGAATCAAATTATAGAAAATGCAAAAAAAATCAACAAAATCAACAAAGCCATTGAGGACATAGCTTTTCAAACAAATATATTGGCACTTAATGCCGCAGTAGAAGCTGCAAGAGCAGGAGATGCAGGAAGAGGATTCGCCGTTGTTGCAGATCAAGTAAAATCCTTAGCTCAAAAAAGTGCGGAATCTTCTAAAGAAACTATGGATTTGATTTTATCAATCCAAGAAAGTATAGAAAAAGGTCAAGATAAATTGCAGCAAACAATGGAAGCATTACATAAAACGAGTGAAAGTATTAATAAACTTTTAGTTCTTTTGAATGAAGTTGTTGTGGCTTTCAAAGAACAAGCAAAAGGAGCTCAGCAAATTACGTCTTCAATTTCTCAAATCAATCAATCCACTCAATTTATTGCATCGAGTTCAGAAGAAAACGCTTCTTTAGCCGAAGAATTACAATCTCAAATCATGCAGATAAATGGCACTATCAATGAATTAAACAGATTAATAAAAAAACCAAACGAACAGGAACTAAAAACAACCAACCAGAAACTTCCCGAAACAGAAAAACGAATAGTGAAGAAACAAGAACCAGTTCAAGCAAAATTAAAAACCATACATATAAAACCCGAAGATAAAATTCCTTTAGAAGATTTAGAATTCAAGGATTTTAAGGATTTTTAG
- the fliN gene encoding flagellar motor switch protein FliN translates to MADDFEESTLSEEQLDALLGSSDIGANLGKQSDSSAEIQQITDLLNNLPQSDVTISDEDLRNVSLGEFGGTLFTASPTVDTTEVQKAGVDLKTLYDINVRFVVELGRTFLFIKDIIHLGEGSIIELDKNVGDEVDIYINERLFGRGRLIIVDEYYGVQITQILNPALFKNV, encoded by the coding sequence ATGGCGGATGATTTTGAAGAATCCACATTGAGTGAAGAGCAGTTAGATGCGCTTTTAGGTTCTAGCGACATTGGAGCGAATTTAGGAAAGCAAAGTGATTCTTCAGCAGAAATTCAACAAATAACGGATCTTTTGAACAACCTTCCTCAATCTGATGTTACAATCAGTGATGAAGATTTACGTAATGTTTCTTTGGGAGAATTTGGAGGTACTCTTTTTACTGCATCTCCTACGGTAGATACAACGGAAGTTCAAAAGGCAGGAGTCGATTTAAAAACATTATATGATATTAATGTTCGTTTTGTTGTTGAATTAGGAAGGACATTTTTGTTTATTAAGGACATAATCCATTTGGGGGAAGGTTCCATCATTGAATTGGATAAAAACGTGGGGGATGAAGTGGATATTTACATTAACGAACGATTGTTTGGTAGAGGACGATTAATCATAGTTGATGAATATTATGGTGTTCAAATCACACAAATTCTAAATCCAGCCTTATTTAAAAATGTATAA